Within Thermococcus sp., the genomic segment TGTTAGAGATTCCTAATGTGAAAAAGCCTTCTTTTTTTAGCACTTCTGCGATGGGTTTCCGTTTTTTATTGGAAATTCCTCTATACCCACCATACATAAGGGGATATGTGGATGTCATTATAGAAGGGAAACATGCTGGAGTACCAGCACCATTTGAGAAAGCATTTCTAAAGATGATGCTATTCTTTAAAATAGACCTAAAAAAGGTTAGATCCTCACGTATCTGACCCTCTTGGGTAAAGATTGTATCCCACCTGAGAGAATCCACCGTTATCAATATTGCATTTTCATATCTCGTTTCCAACATTCTCACCCCTTTATTTATTTTTAGAGATTTTTATAAACTTCCTCCAATTTTTTCCCTATTTTTTCCCATGAATACATTTTTTCGACCTTTTTCCTGCCTCTTTTTCCAAATTTTTTTCTCGTCTTTTCGTTTTCTAATAGATAACTTATTCTCTCTGATAAATCCTTAGTATTTTTAGGTTCCACTATATAGCCATTAATTCCATTATCAACTACTGTTCTAACCCCGGGCAAATTAGTTGCTATTACAGGCTTCCCAGTAGCCATTCCTTCTATCAAAACCAACCCAAAAGCTTCACCCATAGTAATAGAGGGCAAAACAACCACATCTGCGGAGGCATAATATTTTGGTAAATCCTCACTTGAAACTCTTCCAGTAAATAATGTTCGATTTTTTAACCCTAATCTCTCTGCCAATTTCATATAGTATCCTTTTAAGTCTCCATCACCAACTATAACGAGAAATAAATTTCTATTTTTAATACTTGCAAAGCTTTGCAGGAGATATTCCACTCCCTTAAAATAATGGGCCTTATCAAGAGCTCCTACAAACAAAACGATGTCTTTATCTTCGATAGCATATCTCACTTTTATCTCTTCCCCATTTATTTTTGGGTTAAACCTATCTATATCTACCCCGTTTGGGATTTCTACGATTTTCTCTTTAATCCTTGAGATCTCCCATAACTCAGAATTTCTGGCATAGTCTAAAGACGTCACAACTATTTTTTCAGCATTTTTCAATATTTGTTTCATTATCATGGTTTTGTAAAACTTTAAAGGGAAATTTAACATCCCCTGTAGTATTACGTCATTGTGATAGGTTATGACATATTTTTGGTTTCTTAATTTTTTAAGAAAATACATGATTTCTCCCCCGAAAAAGAAGGGATAATGCAAGTGAACTATATCAAAATCTTTTATTTCTCTCAATAGTTGAGGGATAAATGGAGCATTTCCAATTCTGAACAAAGGTTTGAATCTCTTAACAGTTACTATGTCCGGATATGAGTAATCTTCATCTGGATATCTACTTGTAAAAACCGTAACTTCATGACCTAACTTAGCAAGCTCTACAGAATAATGGTAGCATACATTTCCTGTCCCTGCCATATACGGGGGAAACGTTGCCGAAACCTGTGCAATCTTCATCTCACTATCACCTTATAATTTATCCAATACATAGCATTGGCAATCTTCTTTATAACTCTATCAAAAATATTATAACTCAATTGCTCCTCAGGAATCTCCCAGTCCAAGCTTTTTAACAGTTTTTTTCCATCGCAGTCTATTTTTTCAACTTTCATCACAAGCCCATCTTTTAATGCTTTAATTTTAAATTTAACACCTTCAGCACCATTCAAAATAGAGTACCCCCAGGTCAATATTTCTGTCGTTAGTAACGAAGGAAACAGTAACAGGAACTCTTTCCAGCTCAAATATTTCCTCAGAAGTATGTACCTTCCCTTCTCCAAATGATAAATCTTCCTTGGGGGAACTTTAAGCTCATAATCGTGATAAACTACCGATGTAGACACATACAAAATCTTAAATCCCCTGGCATGAGTCCTCCAAGAAAATTCCGCATCTTCCATGTAGCTAAAAAAACTCTCATCAAATCCTCCCAACTCCAAATAATCCTCCCTCCTCATAGCAAAGCAAGCTCCAGATAAACCGCTCAAGTATTCAAGCCTATCAAACTTTTCAGGATCCTCATTTAAACCTCTTGTAAATGTCAGTCCCGTAAAATGCTCAATGTTCCCGCAGGTGTTTATTTTAGAGCCATCATACGTCAAAATCTTTGGAGTAGTAATCAATTTTTCTTCTTTTTCCAGGGGCTTTAAAAGCTCTTCAAGCCAGTTTTTCTCCACCCTTGTATCCGGATTCAAAATAACAACATATTCTCCTTTAGCATGCTTAACTCCCAGATTGTTTCCTCCTCCATATCCCAGATTTCTCGGACTTTTAATCAGCTTAACCTGTGGAAATTCCTTTTCAACAACTTCTACAGTCCCATCAGTAGAACCGTTATCAACAACAATAACCTCAAAAGGATTGTTGGCTAAAACTGAAGTTAAGCAATCTTTGATGTATCTTTTGTGATTGTAGGTAACTATGATTACACTTGCCTTATTTGAAAGCCTCATCTCTCACTCCCTCACCATCCTCGCTAAGACGTTCAGCGTCAGCCCGGCGATGAACAGCTGAATCCCGATGATCACGAAGATGCCGGCGCCTATGGCCTGGGTCAGATAAACATTACCACCCTGATAATAGGGCTCCAGCGCCAGATACCCGAGGATGCCCGCGGTGATGAATGATATCAAACTCAAGACCCCGAACAGCAGCAGAGGCCTCCTGTACCCTATAAGCCCGATAATGCTCGCCAGCACGCCAAGACCATGAGTAAGAGGGTTCTTCTTGTGCCTGTTTGGGACATCGTAGCGGACGCTTATCGGCACCTCCATGAGTTTAATCCCCCTCTCGCTCGCCTTCACTATCATGTCCGTCTCTATTGAGTAGCCATTACTGTTTAAGTCCAGCCTCTCAAGGGCCTTTCTGTTCAGTGCCCTGAAGCCGCTCTGCGAATCGACATCAACGTTCGAGGCCACTTTGGTGCTTTTGTTCAGCACCCACAGCCCCAGCCGCCTGTAGACGGGGATTTCCTTTTTGCTCCCGTTAAGATATCTCGACCCTATCACGAGATCCGCCTCGCCCCTGATTATGGGCTCCATGAGGAGGGGTATCTCGTCGGGGTTGTGCTGGCCATCGGCGTCAAGCGTAACAACGATCTCATACTCACGGCTCAAAGCGTACTCGAAGCCCGTTTTTAAAGCTGCTCCTTTCCCCCTGTTGGTTGGATGCCGTATCACAACTGCCCCGGTCCTCTTGGCTACCTCGGAGGTTCTATCGGCCGAGCCGTCGTCAACGACTAAAACGTCCCCGTACTTCTTGGCTAAGGCAACGACTGAGCCTATAGCCGGTTCCTCGTTGTACGCTGGAATTATTATCAAGGTTCGTCCCATAGGTTCCACCAACTGACCTTGTAAGATCAGATTATTCACTCTTAAACATGTCCACTTTTTTAAGATTTCCCTGAGAAAGTGTTAGGACGCTTAAAAAGAGAACGAACGCAGCGATGACGAGAACCTGGGATGATGTTCCACCGAGCACGTCAAGGTAGCCCCTACCAAACCACAAGCCGATTACCATAACGAGCAGGGCGGCCAGCATCCCCCGTCCAGGTCTGAGTGAAACGGCGAAGTACATGAACAGGCCGGCCAGGAACGCCTCCGGAAGTGCCGGACCCAGGAGTAGAAAGGGTAAAGGCACCAGTTCCGTTTTGGTCAGGGTCTTTCTCGTTAGGCAGTCGTCGAGGAGGAGCAACATCGGAAGGGAGTACGTTAGGAGGGTGAGGATGGAGGAGTAGGAGTAGAGATCCAAGACATCGAGCTTCCCCGCGGTGTAAAGGGCGAATAGTATGTACGCGACTACCCCCAAGTCACGGCTCTTGAGTGATACCAGGTAGACAAGGGGGGCAAGGAGTAGTGTATAAGCCTTCAACATCAAAGCGGCTATTATAAGCGATATGACCCCTATCACAGGTTACCCCCCCTGAGTATCTCCCTGAGGTAATCGCTTGGTCCAAGGTCGAGGGTCGGGACGAGAAGGTTGAAGCGCCTTATGATATCCTCCCTCTCGAGGTATGCTTTATAAAGGCGCTCAAGGGTTCTGTCGTTGAGCCTTCCTGGGTAGAAAAGGATCGGGTTGGGGGAGAGTACCATAATCCGGTGGGTCTTTTTGGCCCTCGCAATAGCCCCGTAGAGAATCTTGGGATTGTTCAGGTCTGTGATGATGATCAGGTAAGAGGAAGAGCGTATAAGTGATAACCCCTCCAAAAGCCCAAAGGTTCCCCTCCTACCTTTCTTCAGCGGAAGAACCTTTCCTAGGAAGGATCTCGCCTTTTCGCTTGTTCTCGTTTCAAAGTCAAACCTCAGGCTCATCCTGCCCTGCTCCTTCTGGATGGAGAGCCGTCTCCGCATTATCTCAAGCTGAGTCTCGCCCCTCCGGGGGGGAAGCAGGTCGGTCGTCTCGTCGTCGTATACCATCAAGCCCACGCGATACTTTTTAACCAGGGAAGACGCGAGCTGAAGCGCCAGAGTGGATGCGTAATCTATCTTGGCCCGTTTAATACCCTTCCTCATCTCCCTAGTGCTGTCGAGGACGATGTAAACATCACTATCCTCTTCCCTCAGGAAGTCTCTGATTATGAGCTCCCCCAGACGGGAGGTTGCCTTCCAGTCTATCCTCTTGAAGTCGTCCCCGTGCTGATACTCCCTTAGCTCCCTGAATTCAAGGCTCTCAGCACCGATTAAACCGCCCGCACGCCTGGATGCAAGCCTGAGGTTGTAGTCGAGAGTGGATGCCTCTTTTATCGATTCAACGTTTGGATAGACCTTCAATTCAACTGACTCCCCGGCAGAGGTCTCGTCAAAGTACAAACCTCGCGGGTCGGTGAGATAAAGTCGGGTAGGCTTCAGAATGAACCTACCCCTACCTCTCGGGAAAATGCCGTAAGACAGTTCACGTTCCTCACCGCATTCCAACCCAAAGGGGTGGAGTCTCGGAGCGTTGAAGCCCTCTGACTCTTCAATGACCTTAATCCTCACAGAACTCCCCAGATTTTTTACCCGCAGCTTTAGGGGGATCGACTTCCCCTCCTCCACCTCCCTTACCCCAACTTCCCTACTGGCTGAAACCAAGAGGGAAACCCCTGAGCGAAGGCTACCCAGATAGAGGATCGTCAGAAAACTCAAAATAGCAGGAGTAACGCTCCCCCCAAGGTATCCTTCAAGGAGAAGGAGAAGAGACAGAAGGAAAAGGGCTTCCTCCCTGCTCATCGCTCACACCGGAACCTCTGTCTCTTTCAGTATCTCTTCAAGGACATCCCGTGGCTTGACGCCCTCAAGCTCGTACTCGGCCCTCAAGATGAGCCTGTGCCCCAGAACCGGGATGAATACCCTCTTGACGTCATCAGGAATCACATAATCTCTACCATCTATGAAGGCGGATGCCTTGGAGGCAAACAGGAGGTGCTCCCCTGCCCTGGGTGAGGCGCCAAAGAGCAACCTCTCGTCGGTTCTAGTCGATGAAATGAGTGAGTAAATGTATCCTATCACCTCATCACTGACCTCGACTCCCCGGGAATCCACTATAAAGTTCACCAGCTCCTCATGGGTAACCACAGGGTTGACATCTGAGAAGTCGCCGAGGCTCTTCCTCCTCAGGAGGGATATCTCCTCATCCCTGCTCGGAAAGCCCACCTCTACCTTCAGGAGGAATCTGTCAAGCTGGGCCTCCGGAAGGACGTAAACACCCTCGTGCTCTAGAGGGTTCATAGTGGCCACGACCATGAAGGGCTTTGGGAGCTCGTAACTTACACCCTCAATCGTCACCTGCCCCTCCTGCATCGCTTCCAGTAGAGCAGACTGAGTCTTTGGTTGAGCCCTGTTGAGCTCATCCGCAAGAACAACGTTGGCAAACACGGGCCCCTTCTTGGTTCTCCACTCCCCGCTCTTCTGATCGTAGTAGACGGTGCCGATTATATCCGCCGGCAACAGGTCCGGCGTGAGCTGAATCCTCGAGAAGCTCAAACCTATCGCCCTTGAGAACGCCTTCGCTATAGTCGTCTTCGCAACCCCTGGAATGCCCTCTATCAAGACGTGCCCCTCGGAGAGGAGCGCTATCGTGAGGAGCTCCAAAACCTCCTCCTTACCAACCACCGCCTTACTTACCTCGGATTTCAGTCTCTCCATGAAGTCTTTACCTTCCATGAACACCACCCAGCCTTGAACCGGTTTCGATTTCCTTGATCAATCTTTTTAACTTATCCCCGTCGAGGCCCCTCTCCTCAAGCCTCTTCACAATCTCATCAAGATCCTCCCCCTCCTCAGGAAACAGCTTAAGGAGTAGGGAAAAGAAGCTCCCAAGGAGCCTCGAAGCTAAACCGCTCTCGACGAAAAACGCCAACACAGCTACAAAGAGAACGTAATAAAATGCGAGCTTTCTGTTCACAGCACGTCTTATTGTTATGGTTCCCACGGAGTAGGGGTTGAAGTTCGCGTGATGAGCCTCATCTATGTAGAACGTCTTCGGAAAACTCCCAATGAGGTCCCGGAGAAAGGGCTTATTTTCAGTGAAGAGGGCGTTTGTAAATAAGTCCGGATCCGAGAGAAGAACCACCTCCCCCTTCCCATAGGGTATCTCAACGGCAAGAGGAAAGGAGCCGTATATGCCCTCAAAGAACGACGCACTACTGCTACTGAGAATAACCCGGTCGCTGGAGTTGACGCCAAGGATCACGGCAGGCCTATCCAGAATCACGTAGTCAACACCAGCGGAGAATTCCGGGCTTATCTGACGAGTTATAGGGAAATCAGCGTTCTTGGAATAAGTCAAACTAAGAAGGGGCTTCCTAGACAGTCTTACCCCCAATCCAAGGCCCTTCAAAAGCTCATTACCGGTCCCAAAATCATCGGCAAGGAGGAGGACACCCCCGTTCCGGAGGAACCCACGGAGGGCGTTTATCTCCCCTCCTGAGAATCCAAGATCCGGCCCAATAACCACGAGCGTTCCCTTCATATTTTCAATACCAGCGGAATCGTAGGGTCCGAGAACCGGGTTAACTTTCCCCGCGTGATAAAGGAGCCTACCGAAGTCCGAGGTACCGTTCCAGTTGGTGTTCAAGACGCTGTACGGGGCGTTGCTCTTGAAGACCGGAACTGACAGGGGCATCAGGATGAGGCCAATTCCAACCACGAGGAGGATTCCGTAAAAGACCCGATTCATAGCTCCTCACCCACTATCGCGCTCACCACTATCCTCGAGGCCCGTTTGATCGCTTCCAAAACTTCTCCCGCACTCACCTTGAACCCCCCGTAAACGGCCCTCTCATGAAGCTCTGTGAGGAACCTGAGATCGCCAAAAAACGACCTCGAGTGCAGGGCAGACAAAAGCTCCCTCGGCGTCACCGACCTCGGAAGACCGTAAAGTTTCCTGAGGACATGGAACACAAAACGGTAAGCGGTCCTAAGGTCAAAACGGTCCCCCTCAATTTCTGGAGCGGACCCCATCTCCAAACTTGAGCCACTTTCAGGTTTTCCTTCCCCGCGCCAGGAAAGGAGCCTGTAGAAGACTCCAGACAGGATTAAAGCTGTCAAAAAAAGCATAAAACTCCTGAGATAATCTATCCCCCCAGCCTTAACAGTTATAACGTTGGAACCCGACGGCAACATACCATAACCCCCAGAAAAACGGGCGTATATCTCGTGCTCCCCTGGAGGGAGCCTGAACACCGCCGTCAGGTTGCCACTTCCATAAACGGTTCTGTTCGGCTTTCCATCAACATAGATTTTGACCGGGATAGGCCTGAGAGAGTCAACCTCAATCCCAACCTTGAATTCAGAATTCGCCTCCACCCTCTCGCTCGCGAAGAGCTTTATCGTCGGCCTGTTAGCGATTGGGGTCAGGGTCAGAGTGTGATTACTGGGCAAATAAACATCATCCCCTCTAAAGTAGACGCTCAAGTTCAGATTTCTCCCCAAATCCCCCAGATGAAACACAAAACTGCCGTTTTCAGAGGTTTTTGTAATCCGAGTCCCGTTGAAAGACAGGCAGACCTCCCTCCCAGAGATTCCGCTTCCCCGATAATCGAGAAGGTAACCTCTAACCACAACCCCCTTCTCAAACCCCTCCACGACCAGTATCCTGCTCGGAACCCGGCTCACGTTCAACATCAGCACGTTGGAAGATACAAGCTCACTCCCGTTGAGAGCAGTTGCATAAACCCTGTAAAGGCCAGGCCTCCGGAAGGAGAAGACGAAGGTGAAGCTCGAGTTCGAGACATTAACCCGATAAGAGTAGTTATCTACCACCAACCTGACGCTGCTCAGACCTGGAGCAAATCCAAAGAACGTGACGTTCTCCGTAGCATACGGGGTTAGTTTTGAAGCAAAAAGGGTAAAGTTCTTCGGAGATACCACCTCCTCGAGATTAGCCCTATAACTCTCGAAGAGAGCCTCAAGAGAATCGAGCTGATCCAGCAGGGGCCTGACATCGAATCTTAGAGTCCCCCCATTTTCGCCCTTCAGCTCTACAAGCCCTAACTCACTCAAAGCATCTCCACAGTCATCCATACCGGTTTTCATCATTGCCAGCGCGGCCCTGGCACCCAAATAATTTCCCCTAGAGAAGTTGCCCCTAAAACCCAAGTACCCGAGGGCAACTTCAAAGGTCCCCCTACCAAGCTTTAGGAAAAGACGGGACAGCTCAACGGAACTTGGATCAATACCATACGGAGAATAGCGGAGCACCATCCCATAGGTCGTGTTTGTCAGGTTATAGAATCCCAACGCCAGCTGAAGGCTATCGTTTTCCCCCCCAGAAATGGAACCGAAAACACGGGTGAGGTTGTTGAGCATACCGCTGAAGTACAAATAAACCCCATACTGATCCGGCTTTGATGCAGAATAATCGCTACCCAAAGCGCTCACGGGAGCGGCAACTACGAGAACAACCATGAACAGGATCACGAGCGTTCCCCTCATTTCAACCGGTGAAAGTCTTTAGACAAATCTTTTAAGGTTAGTGGTGTCGCAAAAACTGGGGAGAAGATGAAGTTAGAAGTAGCAAGCGGGATAAGCCTCATAGCCGGTGGCGGGCTCTTAGCCCTCCACGGGTTCATAAGAGGAGCAGTGGAACATATCAACCTCGGCATAGCTGGGATGTTCCTCGGAGCCATCCTCCTAACGTTTAAGGGAAAAGAGTACATCAAAAAGGAATCCGTTGAGCTCGTGGGAGGCTCTTACGAAAGCATCCTTGAAAGAATGGTGAGAAACCTCGCCCTCGATGGAAACGCAATATTCATACCTCCCTACGACAACCTACCAAAAGGAGGCCTCTTCGTCCCCCTCCATGAAGATTTCGACCTCGATTTAGCAAGACTAGACGAGAATAAGGTGTTCCTCACGGATGTCCCAAGAGAAAAAGCGATGGGCCTCTTCCTAGGGCCGGTGGGGACTCCCCTCGTTGAAAAGTTCGAAGAGCATCTTGAAGGCCCCCTCAACGGTATCGGCAGCGAGGCCGTTGAAAGCGTTGCCAGCTCGGTCCTAAAGACACTTGGACTGGCAGAGAAGGTATACATCGAGGAGGAAGATGACACATTCAGAGTGATCGTGGACCCATCCATTGAGTGCAACGTAGAAGACTGCGAGAAAACCCCCTGCCCAATCTGCGCATCCGTGCTCCTAGCGCTGGCTAAAGGAACCAACGAACTACTGCTTATAGAAAGCGTATATGAGAAAGAATACGGCATTGAGATGAGGATCAAAAAGCTCGGGGGCGTTGAGGAGTGGATGTAGAGGATTACTTCATCCTCTTCATCTCAGCATGGGTTCTTGTCTCGGCGTTAGCGGTTAAAAGCGTTGACGTCTTCCTGACGCTCACCTTAATAGGACTCCTCATAACCCTTGAGGTAGGAAGCCTCTTCCTCAGTAAAGAGCAGAAAGAAGACCTAAAACCACTGGTCGAACTTCTTATTGTAATCTTCGTCGTAATAGTCATGAAGAAAATCTACGGGGTGCTTAGCGGTGGATGAGCCAAGAGGAGCGTGGAAGTACTGGGATTTACTGACGATCATCGGCCTCTCAGTAATCCTTAACCTCTTAATATGGCTGTATCCAGAGAGCGTTCTAAGAAAAGCCCTCGGCCTATCATTCATACTATTCATCCCAGGCTACGTTTTTATAACCACCCTATTCCCTGAAACAAAAGAGCTCGACAACCTGGAGAGGCTGGCTTTGAGCTTCG encodes:
- a CDS encoding sulfatase-like hydrolase/transferase, with protein sequence MLETRYENAILITVDSLRWDTIFTQEGQIREDLTFFRSILKNSIIFRNAFSNGAGTPACFPSIMTSTYPLMYGGYRGISNKKRKPIAEVLKKEGFFTLGISN
- a CDS encoding glycosyltransferase, which codes for MKIAQVSATFPPYMAGTGNVCYHYSVELAKLGHEVTVFTSRYPDEDYSYPDIVTVKRFKPLFRIGNAPFIPQLLREIKDFDIVHLHYPFFFGGEIMYFLKKLRNQKYVITYHNDVILQGMLNFPLKFYKTMIMKQILKNAEKIVVTSLDYARNSELWEISRIKEKIVEIPNGVDIDRFNPKINGEEIKVRYAIEDKDIVLFVGALDKAHYFKGVEYLLQSFASIKNRNLFLVIVGDGDLKGYYMKLAERLGLKNRTLFTGRVSSEDLPKYYASADVVVLPSITMGEAFGLVLIEGMATGKPVIATNLPGVRTVVDNGINGYIVEPKNTKDLSERISYLLENEKTRKKFGKRGRKKVEKMYSWEKIGKKLEEVYKNL
- a CDS encoding glycosyltransferase family 2 protein, translated to MRLSNKASVIIVTYNHKRYIKDCLTSVLANNPFEVIVVDNGSTDGTVEVVEKEFPQVKLIKSPRNLGYGGGNNLGVKHAKGEYVVILNPDTRVEKNWLEELLKPLEKEEKLITTPKILTYDGSKINTCGNIEHFTGLTFTRGLNEDPEKFDRLEYLSGLSGACFAMRREDYLELGGFDESFFSYMEDAEFSWRTHARGFKILYVSTSVVYHDYELKVPPRKIYHLEKGRYILLRKYLSWKEFLLLFPSLLTTEILTWGYSILNGAEGVKFKIKALKDGLVMKVEKIDCDGKKLLKSLDWEIPEEQLSYNIFDRVIKKIANAMYWINYKVIVR
- a CDS encoding glycosyltransferase family 2 protein — protein: MGRTLIIIPAYNEEPAIGSVVALAKKYGDVLVVDDGSADRTSEVAKRTGAVVIRHPTNRGKGAALKTGFEYALSREYEIVVTLDADGQHNPDEIPLLMEPIIRGEADLVIGSRYLNGSKKEIPVYRRLGLWVLNKSTKVASNVDVDSQSGFRALNRKALERLDLNSNGYSIETDMIVKASERGIKLMEVPISVRYDVPNRHKKNPLTHGLGVLASIIGLIGYRRPLLLFGVLSLISFITAGILGYLALEPYYQGGNVYLTQAIGAGIFVIIGIQLFIAGLTLNVLARMVRE
- a CDS encoding DUF58 domain-containing protein, translating into MSREEALFLLSLLLLLEGYLGGSVTPAILSFLTILYLGSLRSGVSLLVSASREVGVREVEEGKSIPLKLRVKNLGSSVRIKVIEESEGFNAPRLHPFGLECGEERELSYGIFPRGRGRFILKPTRLYLTDPRGLYFDETSAGESVELKVYPNVESIKEASTLDYNLRLASRRAGGLIGAESLEFRELREYQHGDDFKRIDWKATSRLGELIIRDFLREEDSDVYIVLDSTREMRKGIKRAKIDYASTLALQLASSLVKKYRVGLMVYDDETTDLLPPRRGETQLEIMRRRLSIQKEQGRMSLRFDFETRTSEKARSFLGKVLPLKKGRRGTFGLLEGLSLIRSSSYLIIITDLNNPKILYGAIARAKKTHRIMVLSPNPILFYPGRLNDRTLERLYKAYLEREDIIRRFNLLVPTLDLGPSDYLREILRGGNL
- a CDS encoding MoxR family ATPase, producing the protein MEGKDFMERLKSEVSKAVVGKEEVLELLTIALLSEGHVLIEGIPGVAKTTIAKAFSRAIGLSFSRIQLTPDLLPADIIGTVYYDQKSGEWRTKKGPVFANVVLADELNRAQPKTQSALLEAMQEGQVTIEGVSYELPKPFMVVATMNPLEHEGVYVLPEAQLDRFLLKVEVGFPSRDEEISLLRRKSLGDFSDVNPVVTHEELVNFIVDSRGVEVSDEVIGYIYSLISSTRTDERLLFGASPRAGEHLLFASKASAFIDGRDYVIPDDVKRVFIPVLGHRLILRAEYELEGVKPRDVLEEILKETEVPV
- a CDS encoding DUF4350 domain-containing protein; translated protein: MNRVFYGILLVVGIGLILMPLSVPVFKSNAPYSVLNTNWNGTSDFGRLLYHAGKVNPVLGPYDSAGIENMKGTLVVIGPDLGFSGGEINALRGFLRNGGVLLLADDFGTGNELLKGLGLGVRLSRKPLLSLTYSKNADFPITRQISPEFSAGVDYVILDRPAVILGVNSSDRVILSSSSASFFEGIYGSFPLAVEIPYGKGEVVLLSDPDLFTNALFTENKPFLRDLIGSFPKTFYIDEAHHANFNPYSVGTITIRRAVNRKLAFYYVLFVAVLAFFVESGLASRLLGSFFSLLLKLFPEEGEDLDEIVKRLEERGLDGDKLKRLIKEIETGSRLGGVHGR
- a CDS encoding DUF4129 domain-containing protein gives rise to the protein MRGTLVILFMVVLVVAAPVSALGSDYSASKPDQYGVYLYFSGMLNNLTRVFGSISGGENDSLQLALGFYNLTNTTYGMVLRYSPYGIDPSSVELSRLFLKLGRGTFEVALGYLGFRGNFSRGNYLGARAALAMMKTGMDDCGDALSELGLVELKGENGGTLRFDVRPLLDQLDSLEALFESYRANLEEVVSPKNFTLFASKLTPYATENVTFFGFAPGLSSVRLVVDNYSYRVNVSNSSFTFVFSFRRPGLYRVYATALNGSELVSSNVLMLNVSRVPSRILVVEGFEKGVVVRGYLLDYRGSGISGREVCLSFNGTRITKTSENGSFVFHLGDLGRNLNLSVYFRGDDVYLPSNHTLTLTPIANRPTIKLFASERVEANSEFKVGIEVDSLRPIPVKIYVDGKPNRTVYGSGNLTAVFRLPPGEHEIYARFSGGYGMLPSGSNVITVKAGGIDYLRSFMLFLTALILSGVFYRLLSWRGEGKPESGSSLEMGSAPEIEGDRFDLRTAYRFVFHVLRKLYGLPRSVTPRELLSALHSRSFFGDLRFLTELHERAVYGGFKVSAGEVLEAIKRASRIVVSAIVGEEL